A genomic stretch from Glaciecola nitratireducens FR1064 includes:
- a CDS encoding LysR family transcriptional regulator — translation MDIRFLTTFLEVAETRHFGRAAENLYLTQSAVSARIKLLEEYFNTALFIRNRNSIQITPAGEKLIPFAQELSDTLSRARKLLAEEECQHISCASTQNAFVLCFSHLLPNLLSHFSSVSFQHEIATVEQITRQLHEHSIDLALTTSQVKSDDIDSMLLFEVPLCIYQSNQTELGNNRDIHDINIEWSNSVNDKLAKMYPELRKAKLRTSSIDVALTMATAESCRLILPESSHAFLDDKIRQTLLQFDTYPLEQDVKVPLYLNQLKSQKNVGLEDVTDFITSGLR, via the coding sequence GTGGACATTAGATTCTTAACTACCTTTCTCGAAGTAGCTGAAACTAGGCATTTTGGTCGCGCTGCTGAAAATTTATATCTAACGCAGTCGGCTGTTAGTGCTCGCATTAAGTTGTTAGAAGAATATTTTAACACCGCTTTGTTCATTCGAAACCGCAATAGTATTCAAATTACACCTGCCGGCGAAAAGCTGATCCCATTTGCACAAGAGCTTTCTGACACATTATCCAGAGCACGAAAGTTACTAGCAGAAGAGGAGTGCCAGCACATCAGTTGTGCATCAACTCAAAACGCATTTGTGCTTTGTTTTTCTCATTTGTTACCTAATTTACTGTCTCACTTCAGCAGCGTTAGCTTTCAACACGAAATTGCCACTGTTGAACAAATTACAAGACAACTGCACGAACACAGCATTGACCTAGCGTTAACGACATCGCAAGTTAAGTCTGATGATATTGACAGTATGTTATTATTTGAAGTGCCACTTTGTATTTATCAATCAAATCAGACAGAGCTTGGAAACAATCGGGATATTCATGATATTAATATTGAATGGTCAAATTCAGTCAACGATAAATTAGCAAAGATGTACCCAGAATTACGCAAGGCAAAACTGCGAACCTCGTCAATAGATGTAGCGTTAACTATGGCAACTGCAGAATCCTGTCGACTTATCTTGCCGGAGTCTTCCCACGCGTTTTTGGATGATAAAATTCGGCAAACGCTGCTACAGTTTGATACGTATCCTTTAGAGCAAGACGTTAAAGTACCTTTATATTTAAATCAATTGAAGAGTCAGAAAAACGTGGGTCTGGAAGATGTCACTGATTTTATAACATCAGGTTTACGCTAA
- a CDS encoding M1 family metallopeptidase has product MNNIFRLSTLALVIALAACSPAENAPSDVTENKLNKDTQNQIAPTAAIDVSKDYHSYANPDEVLVTHLNLDLSADFTVKKLTGSVQVTVKRQKENADELILDTRDLAILSVTSSGEDVPFDLKAADENLGAALHITLPKGAETVTINYETSPAASGAQWLTPAQTAGKKHPFLFTQAQAVHARSFIPLQDSPQVRVTYTATIRTPKELLAVMSASNDPDTERDGVYEFNMPQPIPSYLIALAIGDLQFKSMGERTGVYAEPSILDSAAAEFEDTESMLIATENKYGPYSWDRYDLLILPPSFPFGGMENPRLSFITPTVIAGDKSLVSLIAHELAHSWSGNTVTNATWRDLWLNEGFTTYLTYRIMEMIYGEDRYNMEAVLGYQDLQADIESLEPADQILAIDLRGRNPDDVFSNIPYEKGALFLREIEQKIGRDNFDKFLLSYFERFSFKSITTDEFIAYLDETLLQQYADKLDKSRINAWIFEPGIPEGAPVPESDAFVKVDNSREQWLAGNSRANDIETKDWTVHQWLYFLNNMPERLDEKQLAELDAAFSLTKSKNNEIAHSWLMIAVTNEYKPAYERLYSFLTSIGRNKLVKPLYRELSKTPDGKAFAKKAFEEAKPGYHPLTVSANEGYVE; this is encoded by the coding sequence ATGAATAATATTTTTAGATTAAGTACCTTAGCTCTGGTTATCGCTTTGGCAGCTTGTTCCCCTGCAGAAAATGCACCTTCGGATGTTACCGAAAATAAGCTTAACAAAGATACGCAGAATCAAATCGCACCCACTGCCGCTATTGATGTTAGCAAGGACTATCATTCATATGCTAATCCAGACGAAGTGTTAGTGACACACCTGAATCTTGACTTAAGCGCCGATTTTACTGTGAAGAAACTGACCGGGAGCGTTCAAGTCACTGTTAAACGTCAAAAAGAAAATGCGGATGAATTAATACTTGATACACGTGATTTAGCGATCCTTAGTGTTACCAGTAGTGGTGAAGATGTTCCCTTTGACTTGAAGGCGGCTGACGAAAACCTGGGGGCTGCGCTTCATATCACACTGCCGAAAGGCGCTGAGACAGTAACCATTAATTATGAAACGTCACCCGCGGCATCAGGTGCACAATGGTTAACACCAGCGCAAACAGCGGGTAAAAAGCATCCGTTTTTGTTTACTCAAGCGCAAGCTGTTCATGCCAGAAGCTTCATTCCACTGCAAGACTCACCGCAGGTGCGTGTAACTTATACTGCAACAATTAGAACCCCTAAAGAGCTCCTAGCGGTTATGAGCGCGTCAAATGACCCTGATACTGAGCGAGATGGTGTTTATGAGTTTAATATGCCGCAGCCTATTCCTTCATATCTGATTGCCCTTGCTATTGGCGACCTACAATTTAAGTCTATGGGGGAGCGCACGGGTGTTTATGCTGAGCCATCGATATTGGATTCTGCAGCTGCTGAATTTGAAGATACAGAAAGCATGCTAATTGCAACGGAGAATAAATATGGTCCATACAGTTGGGACCGTTATGATTTATTAATTTTACCTCCTTCGTTTCCGTTTGGGGGCATGGAAAATCCAAGATTATCCTTTATCACACCAACTGTAATTGCCGGTGATAAAAGCTTAGTTTCCTTAATTGCACATGAATTGGCGCATAGTTGGTCAGGCAATACGGTCACAAACGCGACATGGCGTGATCTATGGCTGAATGAAGGCTTTACCACCTATTTAACCTATCGCATTATGGAAATGATTTACGGTGAAGATCGCTATAACATGGAGGCGGTGCTTGGTTATCAGGACCTACAGGCAGATATAGAGTCCTTAGAACCGGCTGACCAAATCCTTGCTATCGATTTACGCGGCAGAAACCCAGATGATGTATTTTCCAACATTCCATATGAAAAAGGCGCACTATTTTTACGCGAGATTGAACAAAAAATTGGTCGTGATAATTTTGATAAATTTCTGTTGAGTTATTTTGAGCGTTTCTCATTCAAAAGCATTACAACCGATGAGTTCATTGCTTACCTAGATGAAACCTTGTTGCAACAGTATGCCGATAAACTTGATAAATCACGCATCAATGCTTGGATTTTTGAGCCCGGTATCCCCGAAGGAGCACCAGTGCCAGAGTCGGATGCTTTTGTAAAAGTGGATAACTCCCGAGAACAGTGGCTAGCAGGGAACAGCAGAGCCAACGATATTGAAACCAAAGATTGGACCGTGCACCAGTGGTTGTATTTTTTGAACAACATGCCGGAACGCTTGGACGAAAAGCAATTGGCCGAGCTTGACGCTGCATTTTCTTTAACAAAGAGTAAAAATAATGAAATTGCGCACAGTTGGTTGATGATCGCTGTAACGAATGAGTATAAGCCAGCATATGAACGTTTATATAGCTTCTTAACCAGCATTGGAAGAAACAAGCTAGTGAAGCCTTTGTACCGTGAGTTGTCCAAAACACCAGATGGTAAAGCGTTTGCAAAAAAAGCGTTTGAAGAGGCTAAACCTGGTTACCATCCTCTAACGGTCAGTGCGAATGAGGGATATGTAGAGTAA
- a CDS encoding RMD1 family protein, giving the protein MSFFNDSAEVIAFAAQIDLDEVKAQFEKLFIMQRYRDVMHIEMPKGHLFVFDYGVLVTWGVNPAKQEQYLVKLKAIAKEMNPVQIDKYHFLKADKEATQLAIIQDKLVLPNLKVDSLLALSHALAQSVKLQHFESRAEQTISSNQYLTTTLAKTGTSPINRKALAKLRAQFFQTKSDILLQYRSLGAPEFVVNFPAMEQLYLDLSMHVALKARIEFLNRKLQTIQDLYDLFAEEQNYTHFSFLAWTTIILITTIMLLLLFK; this is encoded by the coding sequence ATGAGTTTCTTCAATGATAGTGCCGAAGTTATCGCATTCGCAGCGCAAATTGATTTGGATGAAGTAAAAGCTCAGTTCGAAAAACTTTTTATTATGCAGAGGTACCGCGATGTAATGCATATTGAAATGCCTAAGGGACATCTATTTGTGTTTGATTACGGCGTGCTTGTCACGTGGGGCGTCAATCCCGCGAAGCAAGAGCAATACTTGGTGAAGCTGAAAGCCATCGCAAAAGAAATGAATCCGGTCCAAATCGATAAATACCACTTTCTTAAAGCAGACAAAGAAGCAACTCAATTAGCCATAATACAAGACAAGCTCGTGCTGCCAAATTTGAAAGTTGATAGTTTGTTAGCGTTAAGTCACGCATTGGCCCAATCGGTTAAACTCCAGCACTTCGAGTCACGCGCCGAGCAGACAATCAGCAGCAATCAGTATTTGACCACTACACTAGCAAAAACGGGGACAAGTCCGATAAATCGAAAAGCGTTAGCAAAATTAAGAGCACAGTTTTTTCAGACCAAAAGTGACATTTTGCTGCAATATCGCTCGCTAGGCGCTCCAGAATTTGTTGTAAATTTTCCAGCGATGGAACAGTTGTATCTTGATTTATCGATGCACGTCGCCTTAAAAGCAAGAATTGAATTTTTAAATCGGAAGCTGCAGACAATTCAGGATTTGTATGACTTGTTTGCAGAAGAACAAAATTATACACATTTTTCTTTTTTAGCGTGGACAACGATTATTCTAATTACCACGATAATGCTACTTCTATTGTTTAAATAG
- a CDS encoding tetratricopeptide repeat-containing sulfotransferase family protein yields MASQGTPAFFEQQLNSAQNAVNSGDFKRAFNLFSELQILAPTRGDIYFYFGSALLTVEEFDAAIQQLSKACQLLPAQHEPLFRLADAFEAVNSFSDVETVISFALKQFPKHPEVIYRAANFYKEIGQLNKADNLAAECIVYSHDMLLSSYAWLLRLNLSQLQDIAPAYNALCEINNKIPDLANNAPNKKPLQMITNYALARFFELEKNTNEAFKHWQIANQLQLSMCDYEVKDLIPLFEAIKKNSTTWAADSNRTTSFTPIFILGLPRTGSTLLEQTLCRHSDVSSLGEQAIIANQVVKLIAHHTQQPYPLFMQELNSEKGRALCQKAATLYEKAVKKRQLNTPFVIDKLPANFQSIGLIKTVFPHAKIIHLSRNFADTALSIFKNHFAANEPYLCDLGELSAYHKLYKNLMQHWRQMDEDEIFEITYENLVTAPELSIEKLLTFCGLNHQQLVRYSEKDEQPVANMVKTLSSVQVTEPMHQRAIGQHISYAAYLQKNGLETD; encoded by the coding sequence TTGGCTAGTCAAGGTACACCAGCGTTTTTTGAACAACAGCTAAATTCTGCTCAAAATGCCGTTAACAGCGGTGATTTTAAACGTGCATTTAATCTTTTTTCAGAATTACAAATCTTGGCGCCGACGCGCGGTGACATCTACTTTTATTTTGGTTCAGCGTTGCTCACTGTAGAAGAGTTTGACGCAGCTATTCAGCAACTCTCTAAAGCCTGCCAGCTACTGCCTGCTCAGCATGAACCGCTTTTTAGATTAGCCGATGCTTTCGAAGCGGTTAATTCATTCAGTGATGTTGAAACCGTTATCAGTTTTGCACTCAAGCAATTTCCTAAGCATCCTGAGGTAATCTATCGAGCAGCTAACTTTTATAAGGAAATTGGACAATTGAACAAAGCGGACAATCTCGCCGCAGAATGCATTGTTTATTCCCATGACATGCTATTAAGTAGCTATGCGTGGTTGCTAAGGCTAAACCTTAGTCAACTGCAAGATATTGCGCCCGCGTATAACGCACTGTGCGAAATCAATAATAAAATACCTGATCTTGCGAATAACGCGCCAAATAAAAAGCCGCTGCAGATGATCACTAATTACGCACTCGCCCGTTTTTTTGAATTAGAAAAAAACACGAACGAGGCGTTTAAGCACTGGCAAATTGCTAACCAACTTCAATTGTCGATGTGTGATTATGAAGTGAAAGACTTAATTCCCCTGTTTGAGGCAATTAAAAAAAATTCAACGACATGGGCAGCAGACTCAAACAGAACAACGTCGTTTACTCCCATTTTTATCCTTGGATTACCGCGCACCGGATCAACTCTGCTTGAACAGACACTGTGTCGTCATTCGGATGTTTCAAGTTTGGGTGAGCAAGCAATTATTGCTAATCAAGTAGTCAAGCTGATAGCTCATCACACCCAGCAACCCTACCCTTTATTTATGCAGGAGTTAAACTCAGAGAAAGGGCGAGCGCTTTGTCAGAAGGCTGCCACGCTTTATGAAAAGGCAGTTAAAAAACGACAGCTAAATACGCCATTTGTGATTGATAAACTGCCGGCTAATTTTCAATCTATCGGCTTAATTAAAACAGTGTTCCCGCATGCGAAAATAATTCATTTATCTCGAAACTTTGCTGATACGGCTCTATCTATTTTTAAAAACCACTTTGCTGCAAACGAACCTTATCTATGTGATTTAGGCGAGTTATCTGCTTACCACAAGCTCTACAAAAATCTAATGCAACACTGGCGACAAATGGATGAAGATGAAATTTTTGAAATAACGTACGAGAATTTAGTCACTGCACCGGAGCTGTCGATTGAAAAGTTACTCACATTCTGCGGGTTGAACCATCAACAATTGGTTCGGTATAGCGAAAAAGACGAGCAGCCTGTTGCCAACATGGTAAAGACATTGAGTTCAGTTCAAGTGACTGAACCTATGCATCAGCGAGCAATAGGTCAGCACATCTCTTATGCTGCCTATTTACAGAAAAATGGCTTAGAGACTGACTAA
- a CDS encoding TonB-dependent receptor plug domain-containing protein, translating to MKNNLTLLTRSVRVGLAVSAAASLTLALPAVAQEDAKKAAAVEKIAVVGSRAAPRSIADSPVPIDIIGGDELGKGGNTDMLELLKGTVPSLNVHANPISDAATLVRPANLRGLSADSTLVLLNGKRRHRSSVIAFLGGGINDGAQGPDISVIPSIALKQVEVLRDGAAAQYGSDAIAGVMNFVLKDSAEGGTLALRHGSYYEGDGDTTQLSGNVGLPFTSDGFANLSFQYKNADATSRSVQRADATAFEAAGLDVANPAQIWGSPEVKDDISIFGNVGLDLGDDKEFYMFGNYSERDVRGGFYYRNPTTRPGVYGGIVRNVDGTAGYRPGDDDPTGQAAWDAAPSTILVGSLDGLGQQLNCPVVEVGANGLPDATALGQLAGANCFAHNLNLPGGFTPNFGGNITDTSLTIGTKGEIKGGVAEGWFYDVSGSVGRSESQFQIFDTLNSSLGPDTPRDFSPGKYIQLEKSFNLDMVKQFDFDLYSEVNIAGGFEWREESFEVVAGDVASFENGPLFDQGFSVGSNGFPGFKPSDQGVSTRRNYALYVDTEVPFTEAFLMGLAVRFEDYDTFGTTTNFKVSGQYHVTDDLSLRSSYSTGFRAPTVGQANVSNVQTNLSSGVLVDSALLPPTNPISVELGGTELTPEESKSYTLGAVYTLGDVFITLDYYNIQVEDRISQSEKINLTDDNKATLKAAGVPNVDGLAQVSFFTNDFDTTTTGIDLVANYATELMGGNSTFSLAYNWNETEVDRFSAITGDFKVKRLEEDLPNHRATATWAQSMDDFSFFTRVNYFGEYQGVHVDFDATAITADAAVTVDFEFSYFLTEEFTLTAGAQNIFDQDAERINIPDSVGIPNNNWGGIYYETSPFGINGGFYYLQASYSF from the coding sequence ATGAAAAATAACCTCACACTATTAACAAGAAGTGTGCGTGTTGGTCTGGCAGTTAGTGCCGCAGCATCGCTTACTCTTGCTTTACCTGCTGTTGCACAAGAAGACGCTAAGAAGGCTGCAGCTGTTGAAAAAATCGCTGTTGTTGGTAGTCGTGCAGCACCACGTTCAATTGCTGATTCGCCGGTTCCTATCGATATTATCGGTGGCGACGAACTCGGCAAAGGCGGCAACACAGACATGCTAGAACTGTTGAAGGGCACTGTTCCTTCATTGAACGTTCATGCAAACCCGATAAGTGATGCAGCAACCCTAGTGCGTCCAGCTAACCTTCGTGGTTTATCAGCAGATAGTACACTTGTATTATTAAACGGTAAACGCCGTCACCGTTCATCAGTTATTGCCTTTTTAGGTGGTGGTATCAACGATGGTGCTCAAGGCCCTGATATCAGCGTTATTCCTAGTATTGCATTGAAGCAGGTTGAAGTGCTTCGTGACGGTGCAGCTGCACAGTACGGTTCTGATGCGATTGCAGGTGTAATGAACTTTGTCTTGAAAGACAGCGCGGAAGGTGGAACGTTAGCTCTTCGTCATGGTTCATATTACGAAGGTGATGGCGATACAACTCAATTATCAGGCAATGTTGGTCTACCATTCACGTCGGATGGTTTTGCTAACCTAAGCTTCCAGTATAAAAATGCAGATGCAACAAGTCGAAGCGTGCAGCGCGCTGATGCCACTGCGTTTGAAGCAGCAGGACTAGACGTTGCAAACCCAGCACAAATCTGGGGTTCTCCTGAAGTTAAGGATGACATTTCAATTTTTGGTAATGTTGGCCTTGATTTAGGTGACGATAAAGAATTCTACATGTTCGGTAACTACTCTGAACGTGATGTGCGTGGTGGTTTTTACTATCGTAACCCAACCACTCGCCCAGGCGTTTACGGTGGCATCGTGCGCAATGTTGACGGCACTGCTGGATATCGTCCAGGTGATGACGATCCAACAGGACAAGCTGCGTGGGATGCGGCTCCGTCAACTATTCTTGTTGGTTCATTAGATGGTTTGGGACAGCAGTTAAACTGCCCAGTGGTAGAGGTTGGTGCAAATGGTTTGCCTGACGCAACTGCTTTAGGCCAACTAGCTGGCGCAAACTGTTTTGCTCATAACTTGAATCTTCCAGGAGGTTTTACACCAAACTTTGGTGGGAACATTACTGATACATCATTGACCATCGGTACAAAAGGTGAGATCAAAGGTGGCGTTGCTGAAGGTTGGTTCTACGATGTCAGCGGTTCAGTGGGTCGCAGTGAGTCACAGTTCCAGATTTTTGATACTTTGAACTCTTCGTTAGGACCTGACACACCGCGTGATTTTTCTCCTGGTAAATACATTCAGTTAGAAAAAAGCTTTAACCTAGATATGGTTAAACAGTTTGACTTCGATTTATACAGCGAAGTGAATATTGCAGGTGGTTTTGAATGGCGCGAAGAGAGCTTCGAAGTTGTTGCTGGCGACGTTGCTTCGTTTGAAAATGGCCCACTATTTGACCAAGGCTTCAGCGTTGGCTCAAACGGTTTCCCAGGTTTCAAACCTTCTGACCAAGGCGTTTCAACTCGCCGTAACTATGCGCTATACGTGGATACAGAAGTACCATTCACAGAAGCATTCTTGATGGGTCTTGCGGTTCGTTTCGAAGATTACGATACATTCGGCACAACAACAAACTTCAAAGTTTCAGGTCAATACCATGTCACTGATGACTTGTCTTTGAGAAGTTCATATAGCACTGGTTTTAGAGCCCCTACTGTTGGTCAAGCTAACGTTAGTAACGTGCAAACGAACCTAAGCAGCGGCGTATTGGTTGACTCTGCGTTACTTCCTCCTACTAACCCAATTTCAGTTGAACTAGGCGGTACAGAACTAACGCCAGAAGAATCAAAAAGTTATACATTGGGTGCAGTATACACCTTGGGTGATGTTTTCATCACACTCGATTACTACAACATCCAAGTTGAAGACCGTATTAGCCAATCTGAAAAAATTAACCTAACTGACGACAACAAAGCAACGTTGAAGGCAGCAGGTGTTCCAAACGTAGATGGCTTGGCACAGGTGAGTTTCTTTACTAACGATTTCGATACGACAACAACGGGTATTGATTTAGTTGCTAACTACGCGACTGAGTTAATGGGCGGAAATTCTACCTTTAGTCTAGCGTACAACTGGAATGAGACTGAAGTTGACAGATTTAGTGCAATCACAGGTGACTTTAAAGTTAAACGTTTAGAAGAAGACCTTCCAAACCATCGTGCTACGGCAACATGGGCACAAAGCATGGACGACTTTTCTTTCTTTACACGCGTTAACTACTTTGGAGAGTATCAAGGTGTTCACGTCGATTTCGACGCAACTGCAATTACAGCAGATGCTGCGGTAACCGTAGACTTCGAGTTTAGTTATTTCTTAACTGAAGAATTTACGCTTACAGCCGGTGCACAAAACATCTTTGACCAGGATGCAGAACGCATTAACATACCAGACAGTGTTGGTATTCCAAACAATAACTGGGGCGGTATCTACTATGAAACTTCTCCATTTGGCATTAACGGTGGTTTCTACTACTTACAAGCATCTTATAGCTTCTAA
- a CDS encoding GNAT family N-acetyltransferase/peptidase C39 family protein, with product MGANIHAGDATEVGAVNLRLATMQDLDALESIELSCFENDRLSRRRMSYWIKAEHGILVLAEKADEIVGYGLVILRKGSRSARLYSLAVLAKARGQNIAPALLMKLEELALNEQRLFMRLEVAEDNPAAIKMYKKLGYRKFGIYRQYYETGADALRFQKPIQQTNMANTMKYYPWYKQTTEFTCGPSALMMAMKYLQKNTRFDQATEIDIWRHATTIFMTSGHGGCHPLGLALAGHERGFEVEVYSTQVNNLFVDGVRSEHKKSIMRIVEQDFIEQAKEAGIRVHKNEIQLAQIEKALAKGFGIICLISTYQFDGKKTPHWVAITHADDRCLYLHDPDGGEGFYNETGTRLDRNNQSDAGESEDIDLDYQHLPILKEDFASLSVFGKSKLRTCLVIKPGK from the coding sequence GTGGGCGCTAATATACACGCAGGCGACGCTACGGAAGTTGGCGCAGTGAATTTGCGCTTAGCGACAATGCAAGACTTAGATGCGCTGGAAAGCATAGAGCTGAGTTGTTTTGAAAACGATAGGCTATCGCGCAGGCGCATGAGTTATTGGATAAAGGCCGAGCACGGTATTTTGGTACTTGCTGAAAAGGCAGATGAGATCGTCGGTTACGGTCTTGTTATTTTGCGTAAAGGTAGTCGCTCAGCGCGATTATATTCGCTTGCAGTTCTCGCCAAAGCGAGAGGTCAAAATATTGCGCCGGCTTTGCTAATGAAGCTTGAAGAGCTGGCATTGAATGAGCAAAGATTATTTATGCGATTGGAAGTTGCCGAAGATAATCCGGCAGCAATCAAAATGTATAAAAAATTAGGTTATCGTAAGTTTGGTATTTACCGCCAGTATTATGAAACAGGCGCGGATGCGTTGCGCTTTCAAAAGCCTATACAACAGACGAACATGGCTAACACCATGAAGTACTATCCATGGTACAAACAGACCACAGAATTTACCTGTGGTCCAAGTGCTTTGATGATGGCAATGAAGTATTTACAGAAAAACACTCGCTTCGATCAAGCGACTGAAATTGATATTTGGCGCCATGCAACCACTATTTTTATGACCTCTGGACACGGCGGTTGCCATCCATTAGGACTCGCGTTGGCAGGGCACGAAAGGGGGTTTGAAGTTGAAGTTTATTCAACTCAAGTGAATAACTTGTTTGTCGATGGCGTTCGCAGTGAGCATAAAAAGTCGATCATGCGCATAGTTGAACAGGATTTTATTGAACAAGCAAAAGAGGCTGGCATACGCGTTCACAAGAATGAAATACAGCTCGCGCAAATCGAAAAGGCCTTGGCAAAGGGCTTTGGTATTATCTGCCTTATTAGTACTTATCAGTTTGATGGTAAGAAAACGCCGCATTGGGTGGCGATAACACATGCGGATGATAGATGTTTGTATCTGCATGATCCCGATGGCGGCGAAGGCTTTTACAATGAAACGGGTACAAGATTAGACCGCAACAATCAAAGCGATGCAGGGGAGAGCGAAGATATCGATTTGGATTATCAACATCTCCCGATTTTAAAGGAGGATTTTGCGTCACTTTCGGTTTTTGGTAAGAGCAAGTTAAGAACCTGCTTGGTGATAAAGCCGGGCAAATAA
- a CDS encoding RimK family protein: MITTLIVVDSPNEFSQLDLRDCEVIDFDRYLSEFPKRGEGKMRVINLCATDRYLSKGYYCSLLAEARTHKVLPSVNTINNLIIESQEQSLQMKTITLPKSLSDEVQDGSHCDVFFGITKAASMNAIAKFAFERFPAPFLRVSVSKEANATVMTVGFGDWHSANTSDKAELADALREYMVKTWRRGSKQKQARWDMAILCNENEATPPSDAKAIKHFIKAAKLVGINAEVINSNQAANIAHYDALFIRETTAINHPTYHIARKAEQEGLVVMDDATSILKCCNKVYLHDAFSYHKVPSPRSHFVSDNKIETCQKLADDFGFPMVLKLPESSFSLGVFKVKDMEELKLKLETMLSESALVLVQEYIFTEFDWRIGVLNGRPIYACRYHMARGHWQIYNHDSKTNTSGGFETLPTFEVPKQVLDAAVKSCSIIGKSLYGVDIKQANGKVYVIEVNDNPSIESKVEDLYLGKELYMIIMQEFANRLEARGR, encoded by the coding sequence ATGATAACGACATTAATCGTTGTTGATTCGCCGAATGAATTCAGTCAATTAGACTTGCGCGATTGTGAAGTGATTGATTTTGATAGATATTTATCTGAATTCCCCAAGCGTGGGGAAGGCAAAATGCGCGTTATAAACTTATGCGCTACAGATCGATATTTGAGCAAAGGGTATTATTGTTCCCTTTTGGCTGAAGCTAGAACGCACAAAGTGCTGCCGAGCGTCAATACTATCAATAATTTGATAATTGAAAGCCAAGAGCAATCCTTGCAAATGAAAACGATTACCTTACCAAAATCGCTGAGCGATGAGGTGCAGGATGGTAGTCATTGTGATGTCTTTTTCGGCATAACTAAAGCTGCGTCCATGAACGCAATCGCAAAATTTGCCTTTGAACGATTTCCTGCGCCATTTTTACGAGTATCAGTTAGCAAAGAAGCAAACGCAACCGTCATGACAGTAGGGTTTGGTGACTGGCACTCCGCCAACACGAGTGATAAAGCTGAATTAGCTGATGCACTTCGCGAGTATATGGTGAAAACTTGGCGCCGCGGCAGCAAGCAAAAACAAGCACGCTGGGACATGGCGATTTTGTGTAATGAAAACGAAGCAACGCCTCCTAGCGATGCTAAAGCAATTAAGCACTTTATCAAAGCTGCTAAATTAGTTGGCATTAACGCTGAAGTGATTAACTCAAATCAAGCCGCCAATATTGCTCATTACGATGCATTGTTTATTCGCGAAACAACGGCCATAAACCATCCGACATATCACATCGCTCGCAAAGCTGAGCAGGAAGGTTTGGTGGTTATGGATGATGCTACGAGTATTCTAAAATGCTGTAACAAAGTTTATTTACATGATGCTTTTAGCTATCACAAAGTGCCATCGCCACGCAGTCATTTTGTGTCTGATAATAAGATAGAGACCTGTCAAAAGTTAGCAGATGACTTTGGCTTTCCGATGGTGCTAAAGCTCCCTGAAAGCTCTTTTTCTTTGGGTGTATTTAAAGTTAAGGACATGGAGGAACTTAAACTCAAGCTTGAAACAATGTTGAGCGAATCGGCGCTAGTGCTAGTGCAGGAATACATTTTTACTGAGTTTGATTGGCGAATTGGTGTGTTAAATGGTCGCCCTATTTACGCTTGTCGTTATCACATGGCTCGTGGCCATTGGCAAATATATAATCATGATTCAAAAACCAATACCTCAGGCGGTTTTGAGACTTTGCCAACATTTGAAGTGCCAAAACAGGTATTAGATGCGGCAGTTAAATCTTGCTCAATTATTGGTAAAAGCCTGTATGGCGTCGACATTAAGCAAGCCAATGGCAAAGTTTATGTGATTGAAGTTAATGACAACCCAAGCATTGAATCAAAAGTTGAAGATTTATATCTTGGTAAAGAACTGTACATGATCATTATGCAGGAGTTTGCTAACAGGTTGGAAGCACGTGGGCGCTAA